TTTTGGATGCGCAGTTCTTATATTACATTCGCTTGAATGACTTGATGTTAGTTTTTTTCTGACAATGTGTAAAATCGATTATCGAGCtgtctaaaaatttttttttttttgaaagtgtaaccgttaaataaattttaacaattatataaagggttgttgtgttaaaattagACACGTcgaagtcaatccaactcggaatAATTGAGTTAAATACaaaaagtgtctcgtgaacaattatttttgcagagaaaaatacCGAGTACTATTTGAACGGGCTACAGATTTGGGAACATTGCTTGGAAAGTGTGTAGATTTACAAGGAaactatattgaaaataaaaataaaataattagtacgTACGAAACTTTTCAGAATACCCTCGTATTTTAAACTAAATGAATGGCgcaaataaaaacaagaatataaaaatattgtatttgaaataaaaaaaactaatgtatGTAGTTGaatcttttgtatattttttaaccattctGTGTCAACTGCTTTAATAACACTTGATAACAATACATAAAGTACATATAACGatctagaaatataaatatactcaaaaaggcataaatacaatgtatgatagaaacaaaaataatgatagggATCTCAAAAATAGATGTGGTATGTACAGACATAGGAAAATTAAGGAGacttatgatataatatataatttgtgaatatggaataaataatagtatataataatatgtataaatactatGTGAATAGATGCATacaattatgtaacaaaatttgatttgataaattgatttttaaaaatgaaatttgatttagaaatgatgaacatttttcttttttttccttccatcGTCCTTTTTGTGCCTTCTTTAGAAATTTTACGATGCTTGGGGTAAAAGAAAGGTCCACTAAAGTCCCTTCCTCGTAATTCTTCTTCAGTAGCAAGATAGGGATCGTGTTTATGTACGTTACCAATGAGACCATCCTTCTTATGATGACCtccatttttattcttgttctTTTTCCTGGGATCAATTGGCTTAATCTTACGGGGAGCATGTGCCAAAAAGGGACGATGACGTTGTTCCTCTGGAACAATGAGATTCACAATTGGTCGACTAGGATAGTCCACATGGGCAGGTAAGTAGTTGATTGGCTTATAAACAGGAGATTCTGGAGGAGGTAAAAATCCCTTGGGAGGCTTGACAACAGTGGGATCTCTACGTATGGATTCAAGAGTTCTTACAGGATCACGGATGAAGGAAGGTACAGGGCGGGGTTTGATGGACTTTCCTTCGTAGGAGATAAATGCTCTATATCCGGAGTAAGGGTCAACATTGTAACGGACTTTTTGTACTCTGCCGTCTGGAAGGAGAACGTGGTATTCTCCGGATGTATCTGTTCCTGTACGACTTTCTTCATGGCCGAAATCGTTTCCAGAGGCATCATCGAGTACTCTGTAGGAAAAGGAGTAACTTCCAtctctctgaaaaaaaaaatagagatcaTTAGGATTAAGTAGTTTTCAGAAGCAATACGCTCTTGATGTCAAAGCATACACAATACAAAAATGgactttataaaatgaaattcttaATATTCGTTATACTTAcagtcaaatataaataatagtaattaagataaattattagcCCCGATCTTCAACTTTACATAGAAACAacattaatataagtataattttataacttttatgcAACAAATATCTACATAGAAACTTCCCTGATTCACaaataagatttcaaaaattgttaatggAATATATGTTTGCCTCTATAacagtttttgtatatttattttctgttcttaaaacataaaacaaaaaactaaatatacattCAGAAATGTGCAGGGTTGGGTAGTAAAACGTGGACTTTAAAGTATTCTGGCCTTCATGAACAATGTCAGAAGGTGTATTTGTATCtgaaaacattccaaaaattgTCCATCACGGCCCTGATGGGATTAGGCTCCACAGAGAAGCGGTTATAGAGgggattcatcgatttggtggggctatccttgatcttcttctttttatgtcTGAAGTCTGAAATTTAATATGCAGACGCATGAAATCACCAAGCATGtttctttgttgttgttttttgtgccTCCGAGGTTATAACGAGCCTATTTTGACTGCATTTAAACATcgttttccttctctctttctatatatatctcATTCTCTCTATCTCtgttcttctaccttcattctttgtttctattcttcACGATTCGGCCCTGCAACGCAGGCACCCTCTACTtgtatatcaatatatgtacaaaataaaccggcttatatatgttattatttaaccgtgaaaataatttttggggctaagcctcAAAAATGATGAGAAGTAGTAACCTCCCTGTAAATACCATAGTAAAACCCTTAATTATGTGACaattctgaaaatatatatatttaaaacgaCGCTTTTTAAGCAAATTTAATCGTCGAACCAGTATATATACAAAGGTATTACACATATAGAGAGTGCGacaggaaatttttttgatcaagaagcaaaaccaaaatcttaatcactttttattaaaaaaatatgataaaaattattatggatCAAACTTTTACTAATACATCTTGGCAAGAATTATAGAATATGATAACCTCCAGTCTCTATCATAGCCTTCACGCGAGGATGGAACTTGGTAGAGGTTTCAAGAATATAATGGGCAAACATGGTGGCCCATTGTTTCTTGATGCTCCCTTTGAGCTCCTGCACAATTATGTGTGATGTTTGCCCATCCTTGCTCTCTGAGACGCTCCACTCAAATAGTCTAGGGGATTGAGGTCAGGAAGGTCTTGTCGTAGAAGTCAGCAATGTCCTCCTTGCAGAAGTTGTGTGTCTTAAAAGCCGTATGGCTAATAAACCGTCTAGGGTACACACATAGTTGCTTTGAGGATAGTTAGCCTTCATCCAGGGCAAGATTTTCCATCTTAGGACCTTATAGTTTGCCTCAGTTCCGATTTTCAcattgggattgaagaagaagggattcattttcttcccatcagaaGCTACGACTCCCAAGCATATTGTTTTGGTCGGATTTTTTGTCCTGAAGTTCCCCTGGACTTCCTCAGGTTATGCTGCTATAAATCTGTTGTTTCAGCGGTTCAAAACCTGTtcaactgtgaagatcttcttatttgagaagattttcacagtacACCGATAACTCTTGAAGTAATTAACTACTTTTTCGCATATCTTAAGCTTTAGGGCTTTCATCCTGTCGGAGAGGAGATGCCTTGATTTCCTAACAAAGCTCTTAAGGCCAAGGTCATTACGAACAGTCCTCTTAATGATGATATCGTCCAGGTTAAACTCGTCAGCCAAGCGGGTATTGATGCTATGGGATCTTCCTGATCTTCGTCTCCTgggacttgagaaatgtttcatctcgctTTTTAACATTTCTTCCTCTTCCTGCATACTTTTGACTCCTTTGCCATTTCTCTTCGGCCACCATGACATTCCGGACTGTCCTCACGGTCACGCCGACAATGtctgaaattagttttttatcaaCATCCACATCGAGAAGATCTAagcccttttttattttttatcctattCACTCATTGTTTGtgcgattttgatcaaatccaAACAATAGGTAAGAAAAACAAtgagtaaaaattttaattagcgcataaaaaataattaataataatgccGTGGAAATATTCCCTGTTGCactctgtaaaaaaatatattcatatcaaGAGCGTTAGGAACAGAAACTTTGGCAATTCgtttttcccccaaaatacTATAATCAATCTACATAATCACAGGATTAACAATTGTATTAGTCAAACATAATTAAgcttgaatgatatttttacttctttagataaaaaaaaatcccattaagAGTTTTTATCAAACAAAGTAAACTTTGAATTACATTGATTAGAAAATGAATATGGGGGACgtaaaatactttttgcaaaAGTGCATTACATGCAAAATAAATAGAGTAAATGCATTTTTAGTGTTTGaacaatcataaataatatataaacaacttttttagatgaaaatatcatttattagtttatgttcattttacattgtttttgtttatttttacaattttcatttaaaactttgatatgtttgtttttcaatgaTAGCAGTTGAATCAGTTTGCTaactaataaacaatataatttactatATTTAGTAACATCAGCATTTACAGGCGTATAGTTGAGTTAACACAACGATCACGTGTAATAATATACGtgtatatcaaattatttataagaactttgTATCTTCAAACCTGAACAACTGATCTTTTCAAAAAGAGGTAGTtttgagatttaaaatattttttgtttgtaggaGGGGTACTAcacatataatgaaaaaattgaactttcaaagcactaaaaatactaatatggcattttctcttctccaaacagcagaattttaaatcacagacAATTTTTATTAGACAGGGAGAGCTGTAgagatttgaagattataatatgcaaataatatgaaataaattgtgTGTACACCCTTAAATAATATGAGACctatctttaaagaaaaaagaatttcgaattatcattttttttttaaacgtgttTTTACAAAAGCTGCCTTAATACAACAGCAACAAAATAGTTACTTTTATTCCAACTGAACGTCTCAGGAGCATGATATAAAGTTTTGGCAATAAAATTTAGCTCAAAATGAATTTGAAGCCGTTTTATTAACTTTGAGTTACTAAAAATTCACAAACGAATTCATTCAACTATCAATATAACTATTCATGTGGCATTATAAATTGGcttaacaattgtttttaataatccCACACTAACCCATGACACTATCCAATCCGAGAACGGGGagtattaaatcatattttcagAGATCCTAAGCTATTTATTATCCCCCTCCCtcctcctatattgcaataatattattcacactTTTAGGTATCCCCTTAGGAAATGGTACAAACAAATatctttagatatttgtcataaatgatATTAATCGAATTTATAGTGCgtatcatgaagtttgaaccaAATACGGGCAATTACCCCACGGTAGTTCTCCTCGTACCCTTTATATTGCTATTAAAGAatcatatatatcaaatataataggTTTTATTGCCAGtctaaaagaaagaaaaaatgttatatgaataaaaccaaaatgagaagaaaattacttttattttcataaatattggaattggaatattatactataataataattttgtgcaTACGAAACTGAAAATAAGTTAGGACCAATGCATAAAAGGATATAATTTACCATTTTCCAATAAAGCAATCTAttcttaatcattttaaaatttgagcaTCGAGTAAGTATAGGAATGTGGtgcctcaacataaaaacaatcacatatcatatcatttttatgttttgtgtaTAGTATGTCAAGAAATTTATGACTTCTTTTTCAAactcatataaattaaagtaaatttagtaTTGTGACATAACTTTATTTCCCAATATATCTCCCCTtatgttttatacattttataatacattcGGGCATacaagtaattaaattattcaaagtcTCATTTGAAATTTGCCACCagaaaaattttacattttggaCGAGAGTTTCTTCATTGGTAGTAGACGGTAATTTATTGATCTTACATTGTACAATGGGGCATAGATTTTCTATCGGAGACAAGTGATAGGCCATATACCTTTGCCCAAAATGAGTCCAAGTTAGCATGAAGCCGTTGTTGATCCTCGTGAGAACTTTCAGTAGGAGCTCCGTCTAGCTGGAAATTGGATCTTGACATATCTAATAACATTTTCCGCGTCAGAATCCATCCGTTTTCTTGGCTCCTTTGAATGGCAGTGGTGAGACACTTCATGAGTATGGTATCTATGTAATATGAAGATGTCACAATTTGTTCTTGATGTATAAATTTAAGCACACTAAGAGCCTGGTAGCTCATTAGACCTCAGACGTGAACTTTTGGAGTCGGCACAATATCTTCCTTGTTACGAGCCCACACGCGATCAGTTTGACGATTAAGATACAGAAACAGTTCAAAGGGGGACTTGTCAGAGAAATGAACTCATCTCCAGTCATTTATTGACCAATTTTTCCTGTCAGGACAAAAAGTAAGtcgatttttcttctaaatttcaGCAAGTTTTGGCTGCGTTTGAGGCCTGTACGGTAAGACCTTTAGCGATTTCTTCATGTGTTTACGAACAGTATCGTGTGACACTGGGTGAGCATTTTACGTCAATCTGGTTGCTAATTTCGCCAAGGTTTGGTTTTTTTAGTAAGACTTTTGGCAATGGTTGTTCTTGAATCTCTCGaaagttttttcttccttccacGTCCACCCTTGTTCCTCATGCTCTCCCGGAAAGGTGACAGTTCCATCACCTTTGAATGGTTTGGACCGAAGCACCAAGGTCCCAAGAGACCTCAACCTGCCTTTTCCCAGCCTCAAGTTTGGCTAGGACCCGGCTTCAAGTGCCTAAGGAGCGCTCCTTCACTATTCTgtgatatcatattttttaatagtcatatataaattttattaagaaaaaaatggtgaATGGTTGCTTCCTAACATTAATTTTGGTCGATATAGATTTTTAAGAGTCTTTAAGgcaacgtaattttttttttattttttccacttttcatttttgaacttctTTTGTGAGAAGcggcaaattaaaaaagaagacatcaATTTCTTTACATGctgtatatctatatacatatatatttacttggataatatgaataaataaaagaacaaaaataaaaaatcctctacaaatatcaagaaaaagaggatattctacttttttttttttacttcatatatatttacatatagaacaatattttatgcagatatttttattctgtccagtttctagaggcttccatcaagaggGAGGGACCAAGATCGAGTATGACTACATAGCTAAGGGATTTCGGCCTCGtattgaggtaattattagaGCTAAGGGctcacatattatttaaaagttgtgccgagtactatttgcgcatgattttgtaaaataaatttcctcATTATACCTCGtgaaaaatctaaataataaaatgtgtaccatttGATAAGATCAACTTTGCAGCTTCCTATTGTTTTAACAATTCACATTAtgccaaaagaaaaaaaaattaataatgtaggtttgtttcaaaaacttaaagttgaaagaaatttcaaatagttcAAACATATTTAGAGGAAAGAAGTATGATTGATTATGAtatgaaaatttagaaatatgtttGAGTGTTatattgtttgataaaataaatttataagttttttctcAATGAAATTCTACATGAAAAAGGTATTCAATCATAGTtcaatcaaaaacttttttgtacatGTGATATGTACTCGTGTGAGCccaaaaataagatgaataattaaaagtGCTCATAATGAGTATAATACAATCAGTGGCATCGCTTTTCACTTTTTCCCCCAAGTTTTTAACCCCTCCCCGCCTCCGATTTTTAGCatatcctatatatatttataggtatgtTTTGGATGTTATCACATATGGAATTCAAAATGGTATAACTTATCCGTCTGAACTCTATTATTAAAGTAGACGTATGaaataatcaaacatttttctataatattttttgagccTCCAAGGTCATAAAGAGCCTTTATTTGACCAAAAGTATAACTCCTTGCCCTTGTATCTTTCTACATATCTCTCATTTCTTTGTCTTTTCTccttctacatccctctctctatctcttttcttcaaCCGTCATTCATTGTTTCCATTCCcttcaattcaaatttatatgtgaTATGTAACCAGGGCTGCGGAGGCGGTAAATAAAATGCCTTACTCCAACTCTTGTACTTTGAATGTGACCGACTCCAATACATAATTTTGCTATGTTGTATTTCATAGCCTAAAGTACTACTAAgttattttttgctaaagaCTATAAATAGAGATTCAATTATAGCTATAGGtacttattagttatatgtagaaaataattaagatgaacaacaaatgaaatggatcaaaagctatctattgctaatacattcctTAGTTTCCTAAGATCTACTCGTAACCAATGAACAACAATACAAACAACCTCTTAcagacattgactattcacaagactaagaAATGAACTAGCATGGCTATTGGCTATGCTCTACGTAACATAAAAATTGAGACGGTATAGATGTTTGGGGATTGTGATTGTTTAGACCAGGAGTTTCTCACCATTTTTCTCCCATTCCTcactttttatagaaataaatacgtttgaaaagatttttatatttttagcaaagAAAAAATGCGACAACTAGACACATACAGGTTAATGAGACTTTTGTACTTGTTCTACCTTAATAAGTGTTTTAATGTTCTGTTCCACTTTTGAAATAGCGTAGTACAAATCAAATTCAAAGTAAATCAGACGGTTTTgcaatttgattttgatatcaACCATGCTTGAAAAGGCCGACTCGCTGAGATATGTAGAGGGAATTGCAACCAGAAGTCTGAATGCCACCACAGCAATGTGAAGATACGAACCATGCATAATGGGCCAAAACTATTTCAGACTTTTCGCTGCAGACCAGGTCAAGAAACTAGTTTTTATGTATTCTACTACCTTCGGCAGGAAGTTGTCAATCGAAATGAACTCTATCATTGGGTTGTAGCTTTTGATGTCCGAAAAATATTGCTCAAACTCGTCCATCAGCCGGTTGAGGATAGTGATGGCTTTCTTCTTGAGAACATCTCTGACTCCCCCAGCCATCTCGTTGATTAGCTCCAATGTTAGAAAAGCCGTTACACTTCGTCAAGTCTTACACTTGCCTCGCTTTTCTTAAACCTTAACATCACAACACACACTAAATAAAACAATCATGAGAATAACAAAACGTATGAATAATTTACTTAGTACTCGGAGGTCTGATAACCACCCGTTACATCATGGAGAGACACGACAGGAGGTAGTTTGTGGGGAGCCACTGTTGTCATTTCTAACCCAACAGAGTTGTCATTTTACTCAAATAGGACTTACAATACCtcatatatgtgtttttttttgttgtcaaaaacaaaatgttgcCAGTCATTCCCCACAGTTTAAGAACATCTGTTATAGACTATAAAGCACGTATGAAATTTGCGTAGGtaacttataaatgagttaatttttatgtgtcataaattaatagtacttaatccactttttttataaacatttactaaaaaaaactttacaaacactCAATCTAAGctatagattataaataagttttatatacataaattataataatttttgtagcagTAGTCGGAATcgttttaaatttcaaaatacttgCAACTGAGATAACAAAACTATGGCCAATTAAATTAGTATATGGCTAAAATATCCACATTAATGTATGTCTCTACTACTTTCTTTTAAAGCACGGCATAGTAACgtagaaataaatttacttgACGTTGTAAggtcaaaatgtatatttaattaaaagttgcaaATGAGCAAACTGTCAATAGTACAGTTTCTATATGTTCAATTTCATTATCAAGCAACAATATTCTACTCTCAGGGGGGGATATTAAAGCACTTTGACAGAAAACGTGTcagattaattttatacatgtcttattcctttcttttctcaaagaaagtattttgagaaaaagagGGTAAGATCATGAAtgataatgttttaaaatatgtgagaaaatatatttatgtatgggAAGAAAAGCGAAGAGGTTGGAAGGTATGATTaaaggtatataatatttaggtaATTTACAGAAGAAATTAGGTAAAACTTCTAAACTATAAAACATCAACTGTCACAGTGAAGAATATCTCTTTATTGCGAAGTAGTGTCCaacataatagtaatatttttgaaaattaggaGTAGTACATTTTATAGATTAGGGTTGTGACGTGGTCCAAGATTGATTTTGTTTTCAGTTCTGTTTTATGTGATTTCTTTCTAGACAGAAATGGAATGATATTTCGGCTCACAGTGTATaccaaaatgcatttttttcaaattgtggatCTATTTTCTCCCCTAAACTGATGTATACATGACATTTAACtacatatgacgttattgttccattgttcagaattttgaaatacacatgacgtcatcaatcaTACATTTGTAGAATCGGTcaagactgaattttaaatgaaattgttttttttttgttcagttttcagtgattttttttagactgatATTTATATTCAGACCTTAGAccgaaatgtaattttttcaaatcgtggatattttttctttttatcataaatgatttttactaGAGCGATTTGGATGGATATTCTAGTCCTAACCG
The sequence above is drawn from the Lepeophtheirus salmonis chromosome 5, UVic_Lsal_1.4, whole genome shotgun sequence genome and encodes:
- the LOC121117624 gene encoding uncharacterized protein, which produces MKVLIGLIILLQLLQIQASFRGNRIYQGPKRDGSYSFSYRVLDDASGNDFGHEESRTGTDTSGEYHVLLPDGRVQKVRYNVDPYSGYRAFISYEGKSIKPRPVPSFIRDPVRTLESIRRDPTVVKPPKGFLPPPESPVYKPINYLPAHVDYPSRPIVNLIVPEEQRHRPFLAHAPRKIKPIDPRKKNKNKNGGHHKKDGLIGNVHKHDPYLATEEELRGRDFSGPFFYPKHRKISKEGTKRTMEGKKRKMFIISKSNFIFKNQFIKSNFVT